In Solanum pennellii chromosome 3, SPENNV200, a single window of DNA contains:
- the LOC107013359 gene encoding uncharacterized protein LOC107013359 produces the protein MNFSRYSKEYIDGIESFLHFAYSYGDPHGEKIQCPCAKCRNILWNRRNVVYDHLICHGFVKGYTRWINHGEWDIKLNVDDDMDYSCDDIDGLLNDQFRDVAQAGGVYDGPNEDAKKFYSLLEETQKAIMCSKTADSLRWHEEERSKDGKLRHPADGLAWKDFDRVNQDFAQDCRNVRLGLSSDGFNPFRTMNELKLLWVSGVETYDASRNETFQMRAALMWTISDFPAYAMLSCWSTKGKFACPCCNYGTNSRYLKHSPKMCYMDHRVFLPMDHPWRSNKRSFNGKIEFRPPPAPLKGIDVLNSLRDFENVFGKKKKRSNDGPWKKRSIFFELPYWQHNLLHHNLDVTPIEKNIVDSILGTLLDISGKTKDHAKALYDLKDMGMEEPSSTRYRR, from the exons ATGAATTTTTCAAGGTATAGCAAAGAGTATATTGATGGCATTGAATCATTTCTACATTTTGCTTACTCTTATGGAGATCCTCATGGAGAGAAAATTCAGTGTCCATGTGCGAAATGTCGTAATATTCTTTGGAACCGAAGGAATGTAGTGTATGATCATCTAATATGCCATGGATTCGTTAAAGGCTATACTAGATGGATCAATCACGGGGAATGGGATATCAAGttgaatgttgatgatgatatggattACTCGTGTGATGATATTGATGGGTTGTTGAATGATCAATTTAGAGATGTTGCACAGGCTGGAGGAGTTTATGATGGTCCAAATGAAGATGCCAAGAAGTTCTATAGCTTACTTGAAGAG ACTCAAAAGGCTATTATGTGCTCAAAGACGGCAGATTCTTTGAGGTGGCATGAAGAGGAACGTTCTAAAGATGGAAAGTTAAGGCATCCCGCTGATGGTCTAGCATGGAAAGACTTTGATAGGGTGAATCAAGATTTCGCACAAGATTGTCGCAATGTGAGACTTGGCTTGTCAAGTGATGGATTCAATCCATTTCGAACCATGA atgagttaaaattattatgggTTTCTGGGGTTGAAACATATGATGCCTCCAGAAATGAAACTTTTCAAATGCGGGCAGCTCTTATGTGGACAATAAGTGATTTTCCTGCATATGCTATGTTATCTTGTTGGAGTACTAAAGGAAAGTTTGCTTGCCCTTGTTGTAACTATGGCACTAATTCTCGCTATCTTAAACATAGTCCGAAAATGTGCTATATGGATCATCGTGTTTTTCTACCGATGGATCATCCATGGAGATCAAACAAAAGATCATTCAATGGAAAAATTGAATTTAGGCCTCCTCCAGCTCCTTTAAAGGGAATTGATGTTCTTAATAGCTTACGTGATTTTGAAAATGTGTttgggaagaagaaaaagagatcaAATGATGGCCCATGGAAaaaaaggtcaattttttttgaattaccttACTGGCAGCACAACTTGTTACATCACAACCTTGATGTAACGCCCATAGAGAAGAACATAGTTGATAGCATACTTGGAACTCTTTTGGATATTTCAGGAAAAACAAAGGATCATGCAAAAGCACTGTATGATTTGAAAGATATGGGTATGGAAGAACCTTCATCCACAAGATACAGAAGATAG